In the genome of Scyliorhinus torazame isolate Kashiwa2021f chromosome 27, sScyTor2.1, whole genome shotgun sequence, one region contains:
- the rnf11a gene encoding RING finger protein 11a, producing the protein MAESKKERIRIREEHKGKRALREHSTEQMQIPVYHPTPSQTRLASQLTEEEQIRIAQRLGLIQHLPKGTFDFGGKDSQNKKIKECVICMMDFDYGDQIRFLPCMHIYHVECIDEWLMRSFTCPSCMEPVDAALLSSYETN; encoded by the exons ATGGCTGAGAGTAAGAAAGAGAGGATCAGAATTCGGGAGGAACACAAAGGGAAAAGGGCTCTCAGAGAACACAGCACA GAACAAATGCAAATTCCAGTTTATCACCCAACGCCCAGTCAGACCCGCCTGGCAAGTCAGCTGACGGAGGAAGAACAGATCCGAATAGCGCAGAGGCTCGGCCTGATCCAGCACCTTCCCAAAGGCACCTTTGACTTTGGCGGCAAGGACAGCCAAAACAAGAAAATCAAGGA GTGTGTGATCTGTATGATGGACTTTGATTATGGCGATCAGATCCGGTTTCTGCCATGTATGCACATATACCATGTGGAATGCATTGACGAGTGGCTCATGAGGTCCTTCACGTGTCCTTCGTGTATGGAACCCGTAGACGCAGCTTTGCTCTCTTCCTACGAGACCAACTGA